A window of Cydia pomonella isolate Wapato2018A chromosome 25, ilCydPomo1, whole genome shotgun sequence genomic DNA:
agttatggatatcactgttaagcttgaattcgttaatgtttttccgaacatacataatattctcaagtatgtattgagatgcaacggtaagaatgcttgcatctttaaatttctctcttagggatactcgagcgcccagtccatagatggaacgtacagctcgcttttgcagtacaaatattgtctgaatgtctgccgcttttccccacaacagaattccatacgacataacactatggaagtaactaaagtataccagcctggccgtctctacgtttgttagctgtccgattctcctcactgcataggctgctgaactaagtttgccggctaaagtggctatatgtgcatgccattgcagttttgagtctaaagtgactcccaggaaaacagttcgatcttcaaattccagcgtatcaccttttattttaatcttgctgttatttacctgcttgacgttaggtagcgtaaatttgatgcatttggttttctttgcgttcaaaagcaaattgtttgccgtaaaccagtttaatacggtagatagcgcgtcattaatgctctcgaatctattttcctttctgttcactttaaatataagggaagtgtcatctgcaaacaacactatatcatgtctttcttgcacaacttttggtaggtcattgatgtataccaaaaacaggaagggaccaagaattgaaccttgcggcactccgagggctaccggggacccagccgattgaattccattaataactactcgctgagttctattcgaaaggtacgatgagacaaggtcaagggcactagcttttatcccatagtggcttaattttctctttaaattttcgtgatcaacgcaatcaaatgccttcgacagatcacagaaaattccaatagcatcttgagctttttcccaagcgtcaaagatgtgttttagaagtaccacaccggcgtcagtagttgatcgacctctggtaaaaccaaattgattgctatcaagcagtttatttctgttgaaatgtgacgatagttgatttagaataagtttctcgaacactttgcttaatgccggtagtattgaaataggtctaaagtttgtggagtcggttcttgttcctgatttaaacaacgggataattttgctatgtttcataatatctggaaaaattccagcatcaatgcatctgttgaaaatctcagctaagtatggtgcaatcgattcaataatggaatgtaatactttgactgacagaccccataggtcttctgttttctttatatttaatgacctaaaagtcttaagaactatgttcggagtgacatacgaaaatttgaaaatttctgtacattccgccacatttgtcttcaaaatttcttcAGCGACGTCTGGCGATGAATTAAGAGACTTTGTTGTTTCTACCGGTATATTCGAGAAAAACCGCTCAAAATGATCTGCCACTTCACGGTCAGAACTTACTAAAGTGTCAGCAATTCGTACGGTGTAGTGCGGATCCTTCATCTTACGTTTTAACTTTTCATCAACATCCAATCAGCACCAAAGCAACAAACCGATCCCACCCCAGCACGCCCCCCCTCAGCATAAAACCTTCCCACCACCACTCTCATCTTCACAAACCAAAGTGTCTCACCAgcgggtgtgtaatgtttttaataataacaatttgcgaaatttcattttgcataatttgaattgcataattttgaaatgcagaaattatgatttggtataaaaacaaatacaataaaaacgaattgcataatttcgaaagtaattatagtttagtagcatattaatgtatttgcataacaggcaaccagtataatgttcactttgtatactattttatactcagaacgttttttattcatgaaaaccaacagcataatattgaaggtgtggtttcacaatcaaaccacgggaaatcgttcataaactttatttgattgagtttgcagaaagtttaacaacactgaattactaattaataaaaaaacataaaacattatatttgcatggaacataatcgatttttctaagcgtcaaacttacctacatccgtactttacgtctgtcgacatatatcattttaccgcaaagcagcggccagtgtgagttggaacctTTGTGGTTCCTAAaggattcagataaacttcatataaacgcctagtgaaaatgaacaagcaaaaatacaatttccaagACATATGGTTCTccccatatggtcgcagttctacctaacactcctcctcgcttcgctcgtcgtcgtacctaacggcgaccagctttaaagttgaataggtagattgttgtataatttaatagtttgattgacaccaagtatatttatcatagaacactatgtcaccattcgttaaaatttagtactatattttaattattatacgaaatgtatgttataacaagtaaaattattcctaaggattgttatgaagaatgtttttatgatgatagagcattctgtcattaaattagtatgactaacaactttaatatgttttgtttttatacataatgtttattatgagtttcaatagtagttaaatgaaattatgctaaaagtttgtattaaaattgaacggcacccctCACCAGCACACTACTAACCCACGCAACCGACCATCCCACCCGCCCCCGCTTCCGCCACATCTCTCTCACATGCCTGTACCAAGTGGTGACCCCGAGGCGGACCTTCAGTTAGTGATGGACATCGCCAATGCTCTGGACATTGGCGAGGTCTGTCTGCTGGCATCGAAGATCCGAAACGCGAGCTCTACTGCCCAACAGCTGTTAGCCATGGCTCAGCATGCCAATCTGctatcaaatataaaaaaattgtgtcaaaatcaAAATGGATTATACGCCCACTAGTAGAAATAAACCCAAGTCAATAAACATAGGTTTTTACAACATCAATGGCATACGAGGCAAGAAAGAGGAGCTCTCCGGGGCCATGAAGGATCTTCAAGTGGACATTCTCTTGGTCCAGGAGACTTTCCTCAAGCCGTCTCACAGGAATCCAAGCATTGCGAACTACAAGATAGTTAGAAATGACAGACTAGGCAACATAAAAGGTGGCACTTTAATATACTACAAAAAAGATCTACATTGTTCCCCCATCCCTTCTCCTGCACTGACCAACCTGGAAGTTTCCGCATGCAAAATAGCAATCACGGGGCATGCACCAATTACCATTGTATCCGCCTACCAGCCTGCCACCAAAAATCTCATCCTGCAAGACCTGGAGGCCGTGTTTGGCATGGACGAGTCGGTCGTTGTGGCCGGCGACCTCAATGCCAAGCACGTCCAATGGAACTGCAGGTTGAATAATGGAAATGGCAGGCTGCTGTGTCAATACCTACAAAGCTCTGACCCACCAATAGATATAATAGCTCCACTTGAACCCACCCATTACCCTGTTCAAAACGAGGCAGGTAGCCTGACATCCTGGATGTGGCACTTCTAAAGGGCGTTTCTCTTAGAATGCGCTCTGTGGAAGTGGCACATCTCCTAGACTCCGATCACAGGCCAGTGGTCCTCAGGCTGGGTCCTCCCCCGACGGATCCAGAAGCCACCAGAAAAGTGGTAAACTGGGCAAACGTGGGGGTTGAACTGGCGAAAGACGACTGTCCTCTCCTTAACCTAAAAAGTTCTTCCTTGTCAACAGGAGATGAGATACAAGCAGCAATTTCACACCTAACAGAGGGGtttcaaaaaataatgaaaaactgcTCCAGGGAAGTCCCAGCGGAAGATGACAGACGCTGGCAGCTTCCCCAGGAAATAAATGAACTAATAAACCGCAAAAACACTGCCCTTAAAGATTACGATCGTTTTCCCTCCCGGGAGAACAAGAACACGGTAAACAGGCTTCAAAGGCAAATAAAAGATCAGCTAAAGGTATTCAGGGAGGACAGGTGGAACAACTTGCTTGGGGAGATCAGGCCAGGTCACCAAGCTTATTGGCAACTGGCGAGGTCTCTCAAGGCAGACACGCAAGCGTCAATGCCTCCACTTGTTCGCCCTGACATCCACTTACCGGCCTTCACTGATGCTGAAAAAGCAGAGTGCTTGGCGGAGAGCCTTGAGGAACAGTGTTCTCCCGGGAGAGAACCAAAGTTATACAGTCTCGAACGAAAGTTAGACCGAAACCCGAAGCTTAAAGCCGAATATGCGAAGCACATGAATAATTTGCTCGAAAAAGGTTACGCGGAGAAAATGGACTCGCCGGCCCCCCTCGACGCGCCGCGAACGTGGTATCTAGCGCATTTTCCCACTTTTCATCCGCAACGCGGTAAAATGAGGTTAGTTTGGGACGCGGCTGCCACAGCCTACGGACGATCGCTAAATAGCGCGCTGTTGGCCGGCCCCGACTTACTAGAATCGGTCTTTGGCGTATTAGTACGCTTCCGCGAGCGCAAAATCGCGGTCATAGCCGACGTCAAAGAGATGTTTTTACAGATTGAGATAATAGAGCGAGATCGCGATGCGTTACGTTTCGTTTGGAGGGGGGGAGGACCGTGTCTCCACCGCAAGAATACAGAACGAAGCGGCTAATATTTGGATCGGCAGCGTCACCGACAACCGCTCTGTACGTCAAAAACGAAAACGCAAAACGCACAGCAACGAATTCCCGATCGCCGctgaaaaaacgataaaaaatacGTATATGGACGGCATGTTAATTGCCCTAGACATGTGCGAGGAGGACGCGAGACGCGTAGTAAACGATATTTACGAGTTAAATATGCGCGCGTCACTAGAGCTCCGCGGATTCGCATCGAATAATCCTGCGGTAGTATCTGACGTAGTTAACAGTAAAGAGGAGACGTCTCTGTTAGGCGCGAACGAGAACGAGCGTACATTAGGGTTGAAATGGAATCACAAGCGTGACACCCTAGGCTTTAACGTGAATTTTCGTAACACGCCCGAGGACGTACTCAACGGTCAGAAATTACCTACAAAGCGACAGGTTACAAGCAGCGCGATGTCGATATTCGACCCTATCGGTTACGTTAGCCCCATATCCGTCTTAGGCAAGGCGTTAATGCAAGAGGTATGGCGGACAGTAGGGATCGATTGGGATACGCCTATACCCGTCTCGCTCGCACCCGCGTGGCGATCGTTCATAGAAAACGTACAGCAATTAAGGGACTTAGAAATTCCGCGACACGTACCCGCATTTAATAGGGAAGCATATATGCATGTTTTTTGCGACGCGAGTGAAAAAATATATGCCGCGGCCGTGTACCTAGTCAGTACGAACCCCGACGGCACTAGAACCTCTGCATTAGTGGCCGCTAAGGCCCGAGTGTCCCCTCTCCGGGTAGTTAGTATTCCGAGGATGGAATTACAAAGCTGCGTACTAGCTACTAGACTAGCGGGAACTATAGTCAAAGAGTCAGACTACGTAATAAAGGACAAGTTTTTTTGGTCTGACTCAAAAACGGCCCTCACTTGGATACGTTCCGACCCGCGTAGATACAAAACGTTCGTCGCGCATAGGTTAGCGGAAATCGAGAACACTACCACCCCCGCCAGCTGGCGCTGGGTGCCTAGTGCGGCTAACGTGGCCGACGACGCGACGCGAGGTATTCCCGCGCAATTCGGAGCGACCCATTGGTGGTTCATAGGACCCGATTTCATACGTAAAAGTGAGGAGCATTGGCCGACAGAGATTGGTCGCCGATACGGGCGAGGAACGTATTAATAAGCTCGTTTGCTCGATAGGCATAACTAGAAATAAAGTCGAGTACCTACCGGAGGTAAGTAGGTTCTCAAAATTCGTACGCTTAGTTCGCGCCACCGCTAGGATTCTGGTTGCCGCCGAGATATTTAAAGCCGCACTGCTATCTAagaaaacagatacagaaataaataaggGGCATTTAAATTTAGCAGAGATATTGCTAATCAGAAGGAGTCAACATGCAGCCTTTCCAGAGGAAATTAAGCTACTGGAAACTGGGCGAGCTTTGCCGAAGAAATCTCCTCTACATAAAATTGCAGTGAAGTTAGATGAAAACGGAGTCATCGTGTTAAATGCCAGAAGAGACAAAGATGTGCATATACCCGTTCTACATGCCAAAGAGGACTTCGTCAAGCTGCTGATTCATCATTTTCATGCTCTGTTTAATCACGGCAACCACTCGACGGTGATAAACGAGTTAAAACAAAGATACTACATTATCGGTCTGCGCGGTATATCTGACGAATAAGTGCCAATGGTGTCGGACCTATAAGGGAACCACCCTCAAGGTTCCGTAGGCGACTTACCACCAGAGAGGCTCCAGGCGAATCAACCGCCATTTACCGCCGCAGCCGTAGACCTATTTGGCCCTATGAATATAACAATAGGCCGCCGCCGCGAAAAGAGATGGGGCGTACTGTATACCTGTCTCACCACTCGAGCTGTGCACTTAGAGCTTGCCGCCTCACTTTCGGCATCCTCTATGATCCTTTCATTGCGCAGAATGATAGCTCGACGCGGCACGCCTACGGTTCTCTACTCCGACAACGCCACTAATTTTTACGGAGCGGAGCGAGAACTAGCCGAGGCCAAAAGGACGCTGCCAGACAGTCTAAAGCCATTCCTGACTGAACGAGCGATTACCTGGAAGAAGATACCGCCCGGCAACCCTTCCGCCGGCGGTGCCTGGGAGCGACTCGTGGGCAGCGTAAAAACGGCGTTAAAAGTTATATTGAAAGAGAGAGCACCCCATGAAGAGGTCCTGCATACGCTGTTACTAGAATCCGAGCACATAGTGAACTCCAGACCACTGACGCCGGTGAATCCAGATTTAGACGTCGAAGCCTTGACACCGGCAGCCACTTTCTCATCGGCCGGTCAAGCGCCATGTCACCGCTGGGCGTCTTCACCGACACAGCAATGTCACTATCGTCGTGGAAAACAGCGCAGACACTCGCCGACCATTTTTGGAGGCGCTGGCAAAAAGAATACCGACCCAGCCTTCTCCCTCGGCCAGGTGCTCACCAGAACGTACAGAAACTGCATACAGGCGACATCGTCATCATAGCAGATGGTTCCATGCCACGAGGAACATGGCCTAGAGGCGAAATCGCACAACTCTTTCCCGGCCCAGATGGCCACGTAAGAGTAGCCATTGTTCGTACTCGTGCAGGTGACGTCCGCCGCCCAGTTTCCAGATTTATACCTATATGCTCCTCGAACATATAGACGGTGTTTTCACACGCGGGGGAAATTGTCGCATATAGCTCATAAGTCAATCAATgtataaattttagttttacgttctgcttttaaattttattttttacaaattatttccaTGCCTCATTTGTCTTAATAACGTGTAATTTACTGTGTTAGATATAAGCTTTTACAAACTAGGTTAAGTATAAACTGTAATTGCCTAAATATGTAATAGCGTGCTCCATCAATGAAGCTAAGAAGAAAGGGGAGGCCACAGACGTCGTAAAGCCGCTCTTCAATATCTACGGGCTGGAGACGGAGAAGCGGCTTAAAATCGCCGTCAGAGGCCTTCCCGCGAGGACCCCGCTACAAGACTTCCTGGACGCAATGGAGAAGCAAGGACACCCCGTGGAATACGCAAAGGAAATCCCCGCGAGAGCGGGACGCTCGGGCTCAATTTACTTCGTGCAGCTCGCGGGGACCGCCCGGGATCACGCGAGCGTCTACGGGGTGGCAGAGCTGCTCCATATCCGAGGAGTGAAGGTGGAGGCATGACGCGGAAAGAGGGGGCCCGCGCAGTGTCACCGCTGTCAAGGCTTCGGCCACTCCTCCCACGGCTGCCATCGGGAAGTTGCCTGCGTCCGCTGCGCCGAGTCTCACCGCGCAGACCAGTGCACCAGACCCCGCACAGTGAAGGCCACCTGCAAAAACTGCAGGGGGCCCCCACCCTGGAAACCACAGAAACTGTCCGGAGTTCAAGAAGGCTTACAAAATGTGGAAAGCCGGGAAAACCTATTTCTCGGCCCCGTCCCGCCCGGGACCTCAAACCAACGCCGCGATCCAGAAGCCCACGGTGGAAGAGTCGGCGCCATCAACCCTGATGGCCCCGGCAAACACCCCCACCCAAAGGGGGGTGTCAAGACCGCGGCAGGCAAGAGAGCCCGGGACTCTGACGAAAGCGAAGCCAGTGCCAACATCATCATCAGCCACCTCAACCCAGGCAGCGCCAGCCCTACCCTCCGCTGCACCTCCATCTTCGCCGCCTACGCCGGCTCCAGCCGCCAGAACCACGCCGCCGTCCCCCGCTGAACAAGAGGTCGACGCACTGATCGCGCTCTTGGGCAGCCCGGACTGGCCCCGACAGCCTTTTTAGAAggaaacacaaaacaacaacaaagccATGATCGGCCTCCGGCCGACCACGGCCCAGAAGCCCTCGCCCCTTGAAATGGGCACAGGAAAGACCCGCCCGTCGTTACGGGCGGCGACAGACACCGCCAAAAATCCCAAAGAAGGATGGAAAGGCATCTCTCACCAAAACCCTTTGGTGCGAAAGAAGCAAGGACCACATTCATTCCACTTTCTACACTCATAACTAACACTACCCAGAGAGCAAGCACAACACATCGGACACAGCCTcaccagcacgccgcacacgccagctaagctaccggtcgccttcaccgcggccccgctcaaacggtatcaaccaggctaggggtcgtggggttggataacgatcggtagcgaagagctggcccacaccagccACAGACACCGTCCCCCAAATGACGGCCATTTGACCTCCCCACCGGTCGGCCGCCCgtgacagccgccgcagccggaaGGCGGAaacggcccctcatacccccctcaCGGGGGGTATCGAAAGACATCCAGTCTAACACTACCCAGTGTTCTCTTAAACCAAaagtatgtgtttttaattaTCCAAACACTACCCGGTAATGGTTCTTGGCGGTATGCGGTAAAGGTTTCCAGTCTTCAGCCAGCGCGTTCCAGCTTCGAGTCTTCGAGCGTCCCGTGTGCTATCGGCGGGCTTCTTTCTTCAGCAACCCTACGAGTCTACGCTCCACATCAATGGTTCTTTGAGCCGGATGAAGAAACAAGTACGCGCTgagttttaagtaaattttacttGACTCAGTAAGAAGAAAGAAACAAGAAAAACGAACGCGCTGAGCCTTGAAGTACGCCTCGGCTCAAACCTTTACCCCTATCCTTACCATACCCCACCATACCGGCTTGCCGGTCGGACCGTGCTGTGTTGAAGGTTTTTCCTCCACTCACGTGTCCTGGCAACTTTCGTTGCATGTGTCACACGGTGATACCAACACACTGCTTTCGAACGCTCTAGGCCTTGCACTTAGCCATTGCGGGAGATTCAGTGCACCGAGGGATCCATGCTTAGGGGCACTGACGTTGCGCTCGATGACGTCAGCGCATAGGCGTTAGGCAGGTAAATTATATATAGTTAGGGACCCCCGCGTGTGAACAGCAAGAAAGAAGAAAATGTCGCAGACAGGAAGATATCTACGTCCGCGCACGCGCCCGGGCCCGTCTGCCCCCACGCCAACCCCGACCTCGTCGCCAGGTGAGACTACCTCTGGCGGGACAAATACGTGGAGCAAAGGCACCAGCGACAACCAGAAAACTAGTGGAGATAGGGAATCAGTGCGTAACTCGGAGAACGAATTAGAAGATACGGTTATACCCCGCAGTAGGTCGAGTACGCTAGTCAACAAAGACGCCGTAGTagcaccgccgccgccgcgcgcgccgtccGTTCGCGCATCGAACGAGGACCGCGAATCGGTAATTAGGGATCGCGATAGTCAGATAACCGTGTTAATGGCCGAGCTGGAGGTCCATAAAGCCGTCGCCCAGACGAAGTCAGACACTGCCAAAGTACGGCTGCAGATTGCGCAAATGGAGGCGCACTCTGACGGCGGCAGTGTCGTGGCTGACGACTCTGAGCGACGAAATAGAAATTGGGTAGGACGACATGCTGGACCACAACACGAGATCGCGAACGATGATAAATTCCCTCTACCGAAAGAgaccgcgccgcccgccgccgtcGACCGGCCTAGCCGACCACCACCGCGATTTTACGAGGTACCGCATAGTAATTACGCGCCGATCTTTCACAAACCGCCCGAGTTACCCGCGTTTTCAGGCGATATAACCGAATGGATCGCTTTTAGAGCGGAGTTCGAAGACTCCGCTCCCATGTTTAGTGCCGTCAACTACGTGAGTCGGATTAGGCGCGCACTCAAAGGGGAGGCTCGGACAGCCGTAAAAGCCATCATGTACACAGTTCAGGACCCGTACGAAATTATGGAGGCGCTAGAACGGCAATTCGGCGACCCGGAAGAGATAGTGCTCACCGAGTTGCATAACGTGAAAGGCCGagccacaccgcttgcgtgcGCAGCACGTGTGCGTCGACGTAAGCGTAGACGTGCACAGCACCCCTGTCACACCGGGTAACGCGCACGTCACGCAGCGCACGCCACGCAGGGTGCTGTACACGTCACGCATGCGCACGCTGCAGCTCTGCGTGCAGATCCGGCGCCATTTGCGTACTATGATGCCCTAGCCTCTAGACAACTAACAATGTTCGATAGTAGTTAGTCGGATGAAGAGGAAGCACTCCTCTTActttttatcacaaaatactCCTGCGAAATCTAAAAGGGTGTGATTTCACAAAATCAATGGAAAAAGATATTTTGATCGGCGACAAAGGTTTTGCACTGCAAACATTCTTAATGCGACCATTTTTTCTTAATCCATTATAAAATCTACCACACGCACCGGCcgacttgtaaataaatacaaaggaGCTGCGCGTGTACACGCGCAGCACCGAGCTGTGCGTGTCCGAACCTGCTCGGTTCGCCCTCTCATAGGGAACGCCGGTAAATACAACGTCATCACTGCACGCAACGAAGCGACGTTGCCGCTCCGCTGCGTGCATGCGTGCACGCAGCACGCAGCCGGTTTGTCTCGTCGGAGCTGCAATGCGTGCAGCTCACGCGCACGCGTACGTCACgcgcacgtcacgcaagcggtgtatCTTATGAGAATTCTTAGTTTACAACGCAACGGgacgcgcacgcgcacgtgcacgtctacgcacacgcaaccGGTGTGGCCTGGCCTGAAGCGTATGCCGCGATTGGCCAAGAACAACGGCAATATGGCTTCTTTCGCCGCGCATATCGCTAACGCCGTCGCTACCATCAAATCGTTACGGCAAGATAAGTACCTACACGCGCCTGAACTTGTAAATAAAATCGTGGACCAATTAAATCTGATAGTGCGTTACGAATGGGCAAAGTATAGGCAATCTAATAGCGGAACTCCCGACTTAGTCGCGTTGTCGGAGTTCTTGAGCGAAATTAGTGTTGCGTCCAAACGCGTAAACCGACATAGGCCGTCAGCTAGGTCGCGTAATACAGTGAAGACGGTTTCTTTTGGGCACGAACCTAGGCGATCGAGTGACACTCTCGCTAGGTCTCGCGCACCCGCGTTCTCACGTGACAGTAGCACGGACTCGGAGTCAGATATCCGCGAAACTTATAAACgcgaaacaaataataaaacgcGTAATCAATACCCAACTATCGCTCAGGTAACACCgcgataataacaataa
This region includes:
- the LOC133531291 gene encoding uncharacterized protein LOC133531291, with product MIARRGTPTVLYSDNATNFYGAERELAEAKRTLPDSLKPFLTERAITWKKIPPGNPSAGGAWERLVGSVKTALKVILKERAPHEEVLHTLLLESEHIVNSRPLTPVNPDLDVEALTPAATFSSAACSINEAKKKGEATDVVKPLFNIYGLETEKRLKIAVRGLPARTPLQDFLDAMEKQGHPVEYAKEIPARAGRSGSIYFVQLAGTARDHASVYGVAELLHIRGVKVEA